The Acidobacteriota bacterium genomic sequence GAAAACCACAACCAATGGCTTCTTCGGGAACTTTGAATTCCGTCCAGGTCTTGGTGCGTCCGGCGTGCAATTCCGCCATCGCCTGTTCGGCGAAATGCAGCGCGCAAGCCGCCGCATAAGCTTGAAAGTAAGTGCGCGCGCGGTCGCGTTCGATGGCATTTGACCATTTCGGCACTTTCCACTCGAATTCAACTTCCGGCATTGACATGGTTTTTGGCAAATAGATTTTCACGCTGTTGCCGGTGGCTTTGACATAACCGATATCCACGAGTCCGGCAAGCGCCGTCGCCCAGAGCCGGGCAATCGCGCCGCCGCCGGTATCCAATGCCAGATGTTTGGTGTCGCCCGGTTCATTGGCGTGATACCAGCGCGGCGACATTACCCAGGTATATTTGTCATCGAAATCGCGCTTTTGCGGTCGGGGAATCGTCGTTTGATTCCACGGGTGATTCTGGTCTACGGGATTACCAAGCGGGTCTTGCTTGACGAAAGTTTCAGCGTTTTCCCAGCCATCATAGTATGAACTGCCAAGCAGAATGCGGATGTTGAGATTGATGTCCACGAGGTCTGTAGTGACCAGTTTATTATCCACGACAACGCCCGGCGTCACGTACATGGCGCGTCCCCAATCGCTCATGTTTTTATAGGTGTAATCGCAAATGTCCGGGTTATTGAACGACCCCCAACAGGCAAGCAGCACGCGCCGCTGTCCGACCTTTTCATAACCCGGCAGGGCTTCATAAAAGAAATCGAACAAATCATCATGCAGCGGTACGACTTTCTTCATAAATTCGACATAACGCATCAGGCGGACGATGTAATCGGTGAAGAGTTGAATGGTCGGCACGGTGCCGACGCCGCCCGGATAGAGAGTTGATGGATGGACGTGTTTGCCTTCCATCAAACAGAACATTTCGCGGGTATAGCGACTGGTTTGCAAAGCTTCGCGATAAAAAGCCCCGGTGAACGGATTGAGCGCCGTCATAATGTCGGAAATTTTGCGATAGCCATGAATATCGGCGTGCGGCGCGTCGGTCTTCTTGGCTTTTTCCCAGACACTCGGATTGGTCTCTCTGACCATCTGTTCACAGAAATCGACGCCGACCAGATTATCTTGAAAGATGTTGTGGTCGAACATATATTCTGCCGCTTCGCCAAGATTGACAATCCATTCGGCAAGCGCCGGCGGATGAATGCCGAATGCCATATTCTGCGCATAGGTGGCGCAGGTGGCATGATTATCACCGCAGATGCCACAGATGCGGCTGGTAATGAAATGCGCATCGCGGGGGTCTTTGCCCTTCATGAAGATACTGTAGCCGCGAAAGATTGACGAGGTGCTGTAACATTCGGCGACTTCGCGATTGTCAAAATCAATTTTCGTGTAGATGCCCAGACTGCCGACGATGCGGGTAATCGGGTCCCAGTTCATCTCTACTAATTTCTTTGAGGCGGTCGGCGCGCTTGATTTCGGTTTCGTCATTGTTGACATGATGTTCTGCTCCTTATTAGTAAGTTCTTGGGCGATAGCCGGTGGTTAGTTCGGCGCGCGTGTGCCGCCATTTCGGTTCTTTATTGAGCGTTGCATTGGTGAGCTTGCGCAATGTCGTGATTGCTTTGCCGTAAAGCCCGACAGTTGTCGAAGAAAGTTTCGCGCCCGGCGGCTCATCCATAAACGGCATGAACTTGTCGGGGAAACCGGGCATCGTGCAGCCAATGCAGATGCCGCCGACATTCGGGCAACCACCAACGCCGCCTGTCCAACCGCGCTTGGGCACATTGCAATTGACCACAGGTCCCCAGCATCCGAGTTTAACGATACATTGAGGCGCGCCGTATTCCTCGGCAAACTCGCCCTGCTCGTAATAGCCTGCGCGGTCGCAGCCTTCGTGAACCGTGCTGCCAAATAACCACAGCGGACGCCCGACCTCATCAAGCGGAATCATCGGCGCAAGCCCCGCCGCCAGATACAGCAGATAAAGCACCGTCTCCATAAAATTATCCGGGTGTACCGGACAGCCCGGCACATTGACAATCGGGATACCGGCTTTCGATCTCCAATTCCAACCGAGATAATCGGCAAGCCCCATCGCTCCGGTCGGATTGCCTTCCATCGCGTGTATGCCGCCATAAGTCGCACAGGTGCCGATGGCAACCACGGCTAAGGCTTTCGGCGCGAGCCGGTCAATCCACTCGCAAGTGGTGATCGGTTGCCCGGTTGTCGGGTCGGTGCCAAATGCCGCCCAATAACCTTCGCTCTTGATTTTTTCGTTCGGTATCGAACCTTCGACAACCAGCACGAAAGGATCAAGTTCGCCGCGTTCGGCTTTATCCCAATACTGCATGAAGTCGTCGCCAACTTCATAAGCCAGCACAGGGTTGTAGAGGTGAACTTTGGGAAGTCCGGGAATGGCTCCCAAAAGCACATCTTCAATGCCGGGTTGAGTGGCGGAAGTGATGGCGACCGAGTCGCCGTCGCAGCCCAAACCTGCGGTAATCCAGAGAATATGAATGTCGCTGACGGCTGGCGCGCGTTGCGTCACCCGACCATAGGGAATCGTCTCCGTTGCCATTAATGCCTCCTTTCCGAGACCGGTTAGTGATGTAAAGAAATTAGAGTGCTACTAAGCGTTAATGATGCTGAGTCCGAATTTCTTGTTTTTTTACAGACTGAAACAGCAACGATTGTAAGGCGAGGCGGCTTGGACGTCTATTCGCAACTCTACGTACTAGCCCTACGAAAATCTACGCATTTTTTGAGAAAAAACTACGTAGTTTTATGAAGTGATAAGTTAGCGCCGGATTCACTTCTTGATATCCTTTTCCATCGGGATAATTTTGCGTCGCAAAGCGTAGCGAATTAAGTCCGCCTGGGTATGCACGCCGAGTTTGTGCATGAGGTGCGAACGGTGAGTTTCAGCAGTGCGCACGCTGATGTTGAGGCGCGTGGCAATTTCGCTGTTGGTATGTCCTTCGACGGAAAGTTGCAACACTTCGCGTTCGCGTGTCGTCAGGGTTTCGTATTTATCGAAGGTGCCGGATTTCGCCATCTGTTGATAGGCTTCAATGGCGCGGTCGGATAACGGCGGACTGAGGTAACGATAACCGGCGGCGACTTCGCGCACCGCTTGAATGAAATCCGACGACCCCGCATCTTTCAACACATAACCCGAAACTCCATTGGCAAGCGCCTCCAGCACGAACCCTTCATCGTCATACATGGAAAGAATGATGACTTTGGTCTGCGGCAGTTGTTTGCTGACCTGTCGCGCCACTTCCAAGCCGTTCAATCCGGGCATCATTAAATCCAGCACCGCAATATCGGGGGTCAATTTCTTAATCAGTTCGAGCGCTTCCAACCCATCATCGGCTTCACCAATGACATTGAAATCGGCTTCACCTCTGAGCAAAGCGTGCAATCCTTGACGAACGATGCGGTGGTCATCAGCCAGGACGATGGAGATTTTTTTTGGCGTCATTTTTCCTCATTCATTGGCGAGTCGGGAGTGTCGCTGAGATTCCATTCGGCGACCACCCGGGTGCCGCTCTCTGCGGTTGATTCGATAGCCCATTGTCCGCCTGAAAGCAGAGCGCGTTCGCGCATCCCGGTCAGTCCGTTCCCCTGTCCGGCGGCAAAAACCGTCTCCACATCAAAGCCTTTGCCGGAATTTTCAATGTCAACGGCGAGCGTATGTTGATCAGCCCAGATGCGCACCTTTGCTTCTTGTGCGCCGGAATGTCTGGCAACATTGGTTAAGGCTTCCTGCACAATGCGGAAAGCCGCGGTTTCAATTTCCGGGGCAAAGCGTCGGCTTTCCAGTCCGCTATGCCCGAAATCGACGCGCACCTGAGTTTGCGAAGAATATTGCCGGATGTGCATCAATAAAGTCGGCAACAACCCCAGATGGTCAAGCGTCGCCGGGCGCAAATCCAGCGACAGTTTACGCGTGTGGGTCATCAATTCATTGACCAGGGTCTGCGCTTCGGTGAGGCTTGCGTGTGCCGCGCCGGTCGTGAGTTTGGCGCTCATCTCCAATTTGAGTTTAAGCCCGGTTAAAATTTGTCCGATTTCATCGTGCAACTCCAACGCCAGCTTGCGCCGTTCGGCTTCCTGCACAGCAATCAAACGGCGCGACAGGATTTCCATGCGCTCGGCATATTCGCGCAAGGCTTCTTCATTATGTTTGCGTCTGGAGATGTCACGGATGACGGCGATAACCAATCTGCCGGATGCCGCAGTTACCGGACTGAGCATGATTTCAACCGGAAACTCGCTGCCGTCTTTACGTTTGCCGTAAAGCGTCAGCCCCGCGCCCATCGGTCGCAGGTGCGGGTCAAGGGTGTAAGCGGTGCGGCGCGCCACATGGTGCTGGCGGAATTTTTCAGGTAAGAGGACTTCAACCTGCTGCCCAAGCAACTCGTCGCGTCGGTATCCGAACATCTCTTCTACCTGAGCGTTGACCCGTTCAATGCGCCCGTTGTGATCAACCACCAGCATGGTGTCCGGCGCGTATTCAAAAATCCCGCGCAGCATCTCTTCATTGCGAGAGAGCGCCGCTTCCGTCTGTTTGAGGTCGGTGATGTCAAAGCCGACGCCGTGAATGAACCACGGTCGCCCGTCGGTGTGGCGCACCATCTTCACTTCACATTGAAACCACACCACCCGTTCGTCGCGCGTCAGGACGCGATACACCGAATGCAGAGGTTCTCCGGTCAAAAAGGTTTGTGCCGCTTCGATACTCCAACGCCCTTTGTCATCCGGGTGAATCTGTTTATACCAACGCACCGGGTCGCGCAACCATTCTTCCTGCGTGAAGCCGAGCGTGCGTTCGATTTGTGGACTGACATAGGCTTCGCTGATGCCTCTGTCGAAAAACGCCATGAAGACTACTGCCGGAATTTGCTCGACCAGAATGCGGTAACGCTCGCTTAAATCGGGCAACTCTCTTTGCGCCTGCCCGATGAATGAAAGCGGCGTTTGTCCGAGGTTCGATTCAACCAGAAAAAAAACATCGGCAAGCGCGGTCAATACGCTTTCTGCTTCGCTGAGGTCGGCGGGCAAAGCCGAATCCGTATAGGATGGTTCACCTTTGCGGTTGACAGTTGTGGGCGGCTCATTAACGTTCATGACTTTTCATTGGTGTAGATTCGCGTGTGATAGCCTGTGGTCAATCGAGACCCGCGTTTGCGCCATGCCGGTTCCTGGTTCAGAGAAATCTGGGTATAGCGACGCAACGCCTGAATCGCCCGACCATAAGTCATCACTGCCTGAGATGAGAGCAATGACCCCGGCGGCTGTTCCATAAACGGCATGAATTTATCGGGGAAACCCGGCATTGTGCAACCGATGCAAATGCCGCCGACATTCGGACAACCGCCCAATCCATTTATCCAACCGCGCTTGCCAACATTGCACTGTACGACCGGTCCCCAGCATCCGAGTTTGACAATGCAATAACGCGAGCCATAGCTTTCGGCAAACTGTGCCTGTTCATAGTAGCCGCCACGGTCGCAGCCTTCGTGAACCGTATCGCCGAATAGCCATACCGGTCTGAAGGCTTCATCAAGCGGAATCTCCGGCGCGCGCCCTGCGGCTTGAAAAAGCAGATAAAGCAAGGTCTCTGTCAGATTGTCCGGTTGCGTCGGACAGCCCGGCACATTGACAATCGGGATACCGGCTTTCGATTTCCAATTCCAACCGAGATAATCGGCAAGCCCCATCGCCCCGGTCGGATTGCCTTCCATCGCGTGTATGCCGCCATAAGCTGCACAGGTGCCAACCGCCATTACTGCCCAAGCCTTGGGCGCGAGACGGTCAATCCATTCACAAGTGGTGATCGGTTGTCCGGTTGTCGGGTCGGTGCCAAGCGCCGCCCAGTACCCTTCGCTTTTAATCGCTTCGTTGGGAATTGAGCCTTCAATAACCAGAATAAACGGCTTGAGTTTTTCTGCCTCAGCCAATGCCAGCAAGCGCATAAACTCATCGGCATTTTCATAAGCGTAAAATGGATTGTAGAAATGCACTTTCGGCAGTCCCGGCAAATTGCCGAGCACCAGGTCTTCGATGCTCGGTTGCATGGCTGCCGTAAGCGCGACCGATTCGCCGTCACAACCAAGCCCTGCGGTTATCCACAAAACATAAATCTCGCTTGCGGGCAATTGACTTGCGTCTGTGACAGGTTGGTTCGCGTTCATTGATTCCGGTTTCCTCGTTGACAAATTACAGCAATAGTAATTCGAGTTGCGGTTTCGCGCCATCTTTCTGTGATTTATTTCTTTTTCTCCGCCGCGCAAAATATTTCAACTTTCCAAACCAAATGACCACCTCATTCGTCTAAGGTTTTGCAACGCCAAAATCAACAACAGGACTTGAGCAAATTTGCTGACGAACGGGTCAGTCAGTGGCAATATCTTTTTGAGGGAAGTGGTTATGATGAAAAAAGCTTTCACATTTAATTTAATGACAGCCAATCGGCGCGCGCTGTATTCAATGACTGCGCTGTTTCTGGTTTTCTCAATGATTGCATCCAATATTGCGTTGGTCGCAGCCGATAGTAAGATGAAAACCTCTGCAAACAAAGGACTCAGCGAAGAACAAAAAATTGTTCATCTGCTTAACCGCGCGGGATTCGGCGCGCGTCCGGGCGATGTCGAACGGGTCAAAAAAATGGGCATTGACAAATATCTCGATTTGCAACTCCACCCCGACCGCATTGATGATTCGGCAATCAATGCGCGGTTGAAACCGTTCGAGTCGCTTGATATGACGCTTGCTCAGATCAACGAAAAATACCCGAATCCGCAATTTTTGTTGCGCCAGCTTGGATTTAAGCCCGGTCAACAGGCAGCAAATAATCAAAACCCTGACGCGCAGGCGGATGAAAAAGACCGCCGCGAACAACGTCAGGCGGTGATGAAGTATTACCAGGAAAACGATGCCCGACCGCAGGCTTTTTTGTTGCAGGAACTACAGGGGCAAAAAATCATCCGCGCGATTTACAGCGAACGCCAGTTACAGGAAGTGCTGACCGATTTCTGGTTCAATCATTTCAATGTCTTCTGGCCCAAAAACGGTGTGCGCGCCACCGCAACCGATTACGAAATGAATGCCATTCGCCCGCATACGCTCGGCAAATTCAAAGACCTGGTGCTGGCAACTGCCAGGAGTTCGGCAATGATGCAATATCTCGACAACTTTCAATCGAGTTCTCCGAATATGAATTTGCCGACAGCGCGCAGAGGACAAGCCAATCGTCCGGGCGGACGTTTTCAACCGGGGCAGATGACCGAAGAACAACGCCAGCGATTGCAGCAGGCGCAAGAGCAATTCGCCCGCCGCAAACCCGGCATCAACGAAAACTATGCGCGCGAGTTGATGGAACTGCACACGCTTGGCGTCGATGGCGGCTACACGCAAAAAGATGTGCAGGAAGTGGCGCGTTGCTTTACCGGTTGGACAATTGAACGACCAAACGCCGGGGGCAAAAAAGCCGCAGGCGAATTTATGTTCCGTCCAGTGATGCATGATAGCGGCGAAAAAATCATCCTCGGTCAAAAAATTGCCGCAGGCGGCGGTATCGAAGATGGCGAAAAGGTTATTGAAATTCTTGCGAAACATCCGAGCACCGCGAAATTCATTTCAACTAAACTGGCGCATAAATTCGTCAGCGACAACCCGCCGCAATCGTTGATTGAAAAAGTCGCAGGCGTTTATATGAAGACCGATGGCGACATCCGCGAAATGTTAAAAACCATTTACACTTCACCGGAGTTTTACGCGACGGAAAGCTATCGCGCCAAAATCAAATCGCCGTTTGAACTCGCCATTTCAGCGATTCGCGCCGTTGGCGCAGAAACCGTCAACCCGCGTCAGGTGGCGCAATTTGTTGCCAAGATGGGACAACCGCTTTACCTTTATCAACCGCCGACCGGTTATCCTGACCGCGCCGAACAATGGGTCAACACCGGCGCGTTGCTGGAACGATTGAATTTCGCCTTGGCGCTCAGTTCAAATAAGATTGCCGGAACCAATGCCGACATCAACAAAGTTGCGGGCAAAGCCGATGCGAAAAATGAAAAACAGGTGCTCGATAAAGCGATTGCCGTATTGTTGGATAATCAAGTGTCAGCGCAAACCCGCGCGGTGCTTGAGAAACAATTGAAAGAAGGGGTCGCAGTGAAAGGCGAACTCGGCGATGAAGCGAAAATTCCAACCATCGCCGGAGCCGCGAAAGCCGATGAGATGATGAATGATCCGAATGCGAATCCGCGACCGCGACAGGCGCTCGGCGGCGGCGATCAGGTGAGCCGAGCCGAACGCAATTTGCTCGGCTTTGAAAGACGAATGGGTATTCAAAGCCCGACCATCGCGCAAACCCCGGTTGACCCGACCTTCGCGAAAGTATTCGGACTCGTACTCGGTTCGCCGGAATTTCAACGTCGTTAAACAAAGTATGAAGTGTGAACGATGAAATATAG encodes the following:
- a CDS encoding nickel-dependent hydrogenase large subunit, whose protein sequence is MSTMTKPKSSAPTASKKLVEMNWDPITRIVGSLGIYTKIDFDNREVAECYSTSSIFRGYSIFMKGKDPRDAHFITSRICGICGDNHATCATYAQNMAFGIHPPALAEWIVNLGEAAEYMFDHNIFQDNLVGVDFCEQMVRETNPSVWEKAKKTDAPHADIHGYRKISDIMTALNPFTGAFYREALQTSRYTREMFCLMEGKHVHPSTLYPGGVGTVPTIQLFTDYIVRLMRYVEFMKKVVPLHDDLFDFFYEALPGYEKVGQRRVLLACWGSFNNPDICDYTYKNMSDWGRAMYVTPGVVVDNKLVTTDLVDINLNIRILLGSSYYDGWENAETFVKQDPLGNPVDQNHPWNQTTIPRPQKRDFDDKYTWVMSPRWYHANEPGDTKHLALDTGGGAIARLWATALAGLVDIGYVKATGNSVKIYLPKTMSMPEVEFEWKVPKWSNAIERDRARTYFQAYAAACALHFAEQAMAELHAGRTKTWTEFKVPEEAIGCGFHEAVRGVLSHHVVIRDGKIANYHPYPPTPWNANPRDIYGTAGPYEDAVQGTPIFEENGPDNFKGIDIMRAVRSFDPCLPCGVHMYLGNGKTLETRHSPMFGVNY
- a CDS encoding hydrogenase expression protein HypE — protein: MATETIPYGRVTQRAPAVSDIHILWITAGLGCDGDSVAITSATQPGIEDVLLGAIPGLPKVHLYNPVLAYEVGDDFMQYWDKAERGELDPFVLVVEGSIPNEKIKSEGYWAAFGTDPTTGQPITTCEWIDRLAPKALAVVAIGTCATYGGIHAMEGNPTGAMGLADYLGWNWRSKAGIPIVNVPGCPVHPDNFMETVLYLLYLAAGLAPMIPLDEVGRPLWLFGSTVHEGCDRAGYYEQGEFAEEYGAPQCIVKLGCWGPVVNCNVPKRGWTGGVGGCPNVGGICIGCTMPGFPDKFMPFMDEPPGAKLSSTTVGLYGKAITTLRKLTNATLNKEPKWRHTRAELTTGYRPRTY
- a CDS encoding response regulator transcription factor; translation: MTPKKISIVLADDHRIVRQGLHALLRGEADFNVIGEADDGLEALELIKKLTPDIAVLDLMMPGLNGLEVARQVSKQLPQTKVIILSMYDDEGFVLEALANGVSGYVLKDAGSSDFIQAVREVAAGYRYLSPPLSDRAIEAYQQMAKSGTFDKYETLTTREREVLQLSVEGHTNSEIATRLNISVRTAETHRSHLMHKLGVHTQADLIRYALRRKIIPMEKDIKK
- a CDS encoding PAS domain S-box protein → MNVNEPPTTVNRKGEPSYTDSALPADLSEAESVLTALADVFFLVESNLGQTPLSFIGQAQRELPDLSERYRILVEQIPAVVFMAFFDRGISEAYVSPQIERTLGFTQEEWLRDPVRWYKQIHPDDKGRWSIEAAQTFLTGEPLHSVYRVLTRDERVVWFQCEVKMVRHTDGRPWFIHGVGFDITDLKQTEAALSRNEEMLRGIFEYAPDTMLVVDHNGRIERVNAQVEEMFGYRRDELLGQQVEVLLPEKFRQHHVARRTAYTLDPHLRPMGAGLTLYGKRKDGSEFPVEIMLSPVTAASGRLVIAVIRDISRRKHNEEALREYAERMEILSRRLIAVQEAERRKLALELHDEIGQILTGLKLKLEMSAKLTTGAAHASLTEAQTLVNELMTHTRKLSLDLRPATLDHLGLLPTLLMHIRQYSSQTQVRVDFGHSGLESRRFAPEIETAAFRIVQEALTNVARHSGAQEAKVRIWADQHTLAVDIENSGKGFDVETVFAAGQGNGLTGMRERALLSGGQWAIESTAESGTRVVAEWNLSDTPDSPMNEEK
- a CDS encoding hydrogenase expression protein HypE, whose amino-acid sequence is MNANQPVTDASQLPASEIYVLWITAGLGCDGESVALTAAMQPSIEDLVLGNLPGLPKVHFYNPFYAYENADEFMRLLALAEAEKLKPFILVIEGSIPNEAIKSEGYWAALGTDPTTGQPITTCEWIDRLAPKAWAVMAVGTCAAYGGIHAMEGNPTGAMGLADYLGWNWKSKAGIPIVNVPGCPTQPDNLTETLLYLLFQAAGRAPEIPLDEAFRPVWLFGDTVHEGCDRGGYYEQAQFAESYGSRYCIVKLGCWGPVVQCNVGKRGWINGLGGCPNVGGICIGCTMPGFPDKFMPFMEQPPGSLLSSQAVMTYGRAIQALRRYTQISLNQEPAWRKRGSRLTTGYHTRIYTNEKS
- a CDS encoding DUF1800 domain-containing protein, which translates into the protein MMKKAFTFNLMTANRRALYSMTALFLVFSMIASNIALVAADSKMKTSANKGLSEEQKIVHLLNRAGFGARPGDVERVKKMGIDKYLDLQLHPDRIDDSAINARLKPFESLDMTLAQINEKYPNPQFLLRQLGFKPGQQAANNQNPDAQADEKDRREQRQAVMKYYQENDARPQAFLLQELQGQKIIRAIYSERQLQEVLTDFWFNHFNVFWPKNGVRATATDYEMNAIRPHTLGKFKDLVLATARSSAMMQYLDNFQSSSPNMNLPTARRGQANRPGGRFQPGQMTEEQRQRLQQAQEQFARRKPGINENYARELMELHTLGVDGGYTQKDVQEVARCFTGWTIERPNAGGKKAAGEFMFRPVMHDSGEKIILGQKIAAGGGIEDGEKVIEILAKHPSTAKFISTKLAHKFVSDNPPQSLIEKVAGVYMKTDGDIREMLKTIYTSPEFYATESYRAKIKSPFELAISAIRAVGAETVNPRQVAQFVAKMGQPLYLYQPPTGYPDRAEQWVNTGALLERLNFALALSSNKIAGTNADINKVAGKADAKNEKQVLDKAIAVLLDNQVSAQTRAVLEKQLKEGVAVKGELGDEAKIPTIAGAAKADEMMNDPNANPRPRQALGGGDQVSRAERNLLGFERRMGIQSPTIAQTPVDPTFAKVFGLVLGSPEFQRR